One Candidatus Acidulodesulfobacterium ferriphilum genomic window carries:
- a CDS encoding DUF116 domain-containing protein, which translates to MFRVIDTGVNDFSFNICMDKALVELRKKGLIPDTFRFLSFKPCALVGYHQSVFSEIRDDYCKDNGIAIGRRITGGGAIYFDETQLGWELVFSSKSIKINNLEKLTETICNAFTKGINRLGINAKFRPRNDIEVDGRKISGTGGTYESSVYFFQGTLLLDFNPENMVKSLKIPLEKLTSKNFDSILSRVTSVKSLLGYIPELDSIKSAIISGFEESLNIDFYGSGISEEEHKFLEENRAYYASRDWVYLNEFDPVETKMVSEIYKCKGGIFKTYAKIDQKRSLLKYIYFTGDYFVSPARAISDLEGCLKDTPFDEIIFKIDDYLEKFKPEFQNIKKEDFFNIAAQIINKVNFSKNAGINEAELSRCIFINGMKPEDIKGAKFILLPYCAKKAGCVYRNVDNCASCGECETGIAYKFAKKYNINPKTIINYENLVETLNELKDKNVESYIGFCCKEFYIKRNKAFIESGIKALLIDISSPLCYHYNKEDDAYNGIFQEETKLGVNILESLKIYK; encoded by the coding sequence ATGTTCAGGGTAATAGATACTGGTGTAAACGATTTTTCGTTTAATATATGTATGGATAAAGCCCTTGTGGAATTAAGGAAAAAAGGGCTGATTCCGGACACTTTTCGTTTTTTGAGTTTTAAGCCCTGCGCTCTTGTAGGATATCATCAATCTGTGTTCAGCGAGATAAGGGATGATTACTGCAAAGATAACGGCATTGCAATCGGCAGGCGAATTACCGGCGGGGGGGCTATATACTTTGACGAAACGCAGCTTGGCTGGGAACTTGTTTTTTCTTCAAAAAGCATAAAGATAAATAACCTCGAAAAACTGACCGAAACCATTTGCAATGCTTTTACTAAAGGAATTAACAGACTCGGCATAAATGCAAAATTCAGGCCGAGAAACGATATAGAGGTGGATGGCAGGAAGATTTCGGGAACAGGCGGAACTTATGAGTCATCAGTTTATTTTTTTCAGGGAACGCTGCTTCTGGATTTTAATCCCGAAAATATGGTTAAATCTTTAAAAATTCCACTCGAGAAGCTGACCTCAAAAAATTTCGATTCTATACTTTCAAGGGTAACCTCCGTTAAAAGTCTGCTGGGTTATATACCAGAGTTAGACTCAATTAAATCCGCCATTATTTCAGGGTTTGAGGAAAGTTTAAATATAGATTTTTACGGAAGCGGCATATCCGAAGAAGAACATAAGTTTTTGGAAGAAAACCGCGCATATTATGCCTCGAGAGACTGGGTATATTTAAATGAGTTTGACCCTGTGGAAACGAAAATGGTTTCCGAGATTTATAAGTGTAAAGGCGGAATTTTTAAAACATATGCCAAGATTGACCAAAAAAGGAGCTTATTAAAATATATTTATTTTACCGGCGATTATTTTGTTTCTCCGGCAAGGGCAATATCCGATTTGGAAGGCTGTTTAAAGGATACGCCGTTTGATGAAATTATATTTAAAATAGACGATTACCTCGAAAAATTTAAACCCGAATTTCAAAATATTAAAAAAGAGGATTTTTTTAATATTGCGGCTCAAATAATAAACAAGGTTAATTTCTCGAAAAATGCGGGTATTAACGAAGCGGAACTGTCGAGATGTATTTTTATAAACGGAATGAAGCCCGAAGATATAAAGGGCGCTAAATTTATTCTTTTGCCTTATTGCGCAAAGAAAGCCGGCTGCGTTTATAGAAATGTGGATAATTGCGCTTCCTGCGGCGAATGCGAAACGGGCATAGCCTATAAATTTGCCAAAAAATACAATATCAATCCAAAGACAATAATAAATTATGAAAATTTGGTCGAAACACTAAACGAGCTTAAAGATAAGAATGTCGAATCATATATCGGTTTTTGCTGCAAAGAGTTTTATATAAAAAGAAATAAAGCCTTTATTGAAAGCGGGATAAAGGCATTGTTAATAGACATATCTTCGCCGTTATGTTATCATTATAACAAGGAAGATGACGCATATAACGGAATCTTTCAAGAAGAAACTAAACTCGGCGTTAATATTCTGGAAAGTTTAAAAATATATAAATAA
- a CDS encoding disulfide reductase, with amino-acid sequence MKIGYFPGCSLKGMARAYDESTKIVAEGFGIDLLEVDDFNCCGALEAKGSNEKLSYMLPARVMDSAKGRFHVDAVVTPCNGCYHSLLRTNAAMNENADAKGSVIKFLKDVGYGTYEGDIDVRHFLELFYNEVGPEKIKASVKKSLKGLKVASYYGCLYERPKTITKTGYKSKRDDSENPHFQDDLLKATGAEIVEFQAAASCCGGAHALQDESLSATLSAAILSAAKEAGADVLALPCPLCGAALDIKQPEIIKAHGEKAKLPVVYFTQLIGLSMGKSPKELKLTDPISNPMEVLKAKGLV; translated from the coding sequence ATGAAAATTGGATATTTTCCCGGCTGTTCTTTAAAAGGAATGGCAAGGGCATATGATGAATCGACAAAAATTGTTGCGGAAGGCTTTGGCATAGACTTATTGGAAGTGGACGATTTTAACTGTTGCGGGGCTCTTGAAGCGAAAGGTTCGAACGAAAAATTATCTTATATGCTTCCCGCGAGAGTTATGGATTCCGCAAAAGGCAGATTTCATGTGGATGCCGTAGTTACGCCATGCAACGGCTGCTATCACAGTCTTCTAAGAACCAATGCCGCTATGAATGAAAATGCGGATGCAAAGGGCAGCGTAATAAAATTCCTTAAAGATGTGGGATATGGGACTTACGAAGGAGATATAGATGTAAGACATTTTCTTGAATTATTTTATAACGAAGTGGGTCCGGAAAAGATTAAAGCCTCCGTTAAAAAATCTTTAAAAGGGCTTAAAGTCGCTTCTTATTACGGATGCCTGTATGAAAGACCAAAAACTATTACAAAAACAGGCTATAAAAGCAAAAGAGACGATTCCGAAAACCCTCACTTCCAAGACGATTTATTGAAAGCCACAGGGGCTGAAATAGTAGAGTTTCAGGCTGCCGCTTCATGTTGCGGCGGGGCGCACGCATTGCAGGATGAGTCCTTATCGGCAACTTTATCGGCCGCTATTTTATCTGCCGCCAAAGAGGCGGGCGCCGATGTTTTAGCATTGCCGTGCCCTTTATGTGGGGCGGCGCTGGATATTAAACAGCCTGAAATTATAAAAGCGCATGGGGAAAAGGCAAAACTTCCCGTCGTATATTTCACGCAGCTGATAGGGTTAAGCATGGGTAAATCGCCAAAAGAGCTTAAATTAACCGATCCTATATCTAATCCAATGGAAGTTTTGAAAGCTAAGGGGCTTGTTTAG
- a CDS encoding OsmC family peroxiredoxin, with translation MLSEAETIVVKVKHLGNLQNQIITKNHTVITDEPEESGGDELAANPVELLLGAEGACTISVLMMFAKRMKYDLRNVEINLIHKRVRVEELKEAGIEIDNERGYVHKIEKNIKFIGNLDDDQLEELRRVSKRCPVHNMIEKRSYFEVSFDHSLNAKS, from the coding sequence ATATTGTCCGAAGCTGAAACCATAGTAGTAAAGGTAAAACACCTTGGTAATTTGCAAAATCAGATTATAACCAAAAATCATACCGTTATAACCGATGAACCCGAAGAATCCGGCGGAGATGAATTGGCCGCCAATCCGGTGGAGCTTTTATTAGGCGCAGAGGGCGCATGTACAATCTCCGTTTTAATGATGTTTGCAAAAAGAATGAAATACGACTTAAGGAATGTCGAAATAAATTTAATTCACAAAAGAGTCAGGGTGGAAGAGCTTAAAGAAGCAGGCATAGAAATTGATAACGAAAGAGGTTATGTTCATAAGATAGAAAAAAATATAAAATTCATAGGCAATCTCGATGATGACCAGCTCGAAGAACTGCGAAGGGTTTCAAAAAGGTGTCCCGTTCACAATATGATTGAAAAGCGGTCCTATTTCGAGGTTTCATTCGACCACAGTCTTAACGCCAAATCATAA
- a CDS encoding radical SAM protein, giving the protein MSFYEFNEDFSRDYLEGFKIRKANFNSEMHFYAPSIKAYETEDFKNNKSDSFPPFSITGEACSLKCEHCNAEILKSMAPVVTEDSLYERAYSIYKSNGSGFLLSGGSNSRGIVDILPYIGAIKRIKSDFNLKVIVHCGLITEEIADGLYSAGVDSAMLDIIGDEDTIRKVYHLNATVSDYENSLKFLSERNIPSSPHVVIGLKHGKIAGEYNAIDIISRYNISSLVLVGFMPMHNTKMENIAPPEPEEIGDIFLYARKKFLSIPVLLGCERPYGLNKFKIEELAVKSGLNGIAYPSEGIIPFSVKLGLKPKLSEVCCSLIFSEMALQAIELGN; this is encoded by the coding sequence ATGAGTTTTTATGAATTTAACGAAGATTTTAGCCGGGACTACTTAGAAGGATTCAAAATAAGAAAGGCAAATTTTAATTCGGAGATGCACTTTTATGCCCCAAGCATAAAGGCTTACGAGACCGAGGATTTTAAAAATAACAAGTCGGATTCCTTCCCCCCTTTTTCTATTACGGGCGAGGCATGTTCTTTAAAATGCGAGCATTGCAATGCCGAAATTTTAAAATCTATGGCTCCGGTCGTAACAGAGGACAGTCTTTACGAAAGGGCATATTCTATTTATAAGTCAAACGGCAGCGGGTTTTTATTAAGCGGCGGTTCTAACAGCAGGGGGATAGTAGATATTCTTCCTTATATAGGCGCTATAAAAAGGATAAAATCAGATTTTAATCTCAAGGTTATAGTGCATTGCGGGTTAATTACGGAAGAGATAGCGGACGGGCTTTATAGCGCCGGCGTAGATTCCGCTATGCTGGATATTATCGGCGACGAGGATACTATCCGCAAGGTCTATCATCTCAACGCAACCGTTTCAGATTATGAAAATTCTCTGAAATTCTTGTCGGAAAGGAATATTCCATCCTCCCCCCATGTCGTAATAGGGCTAAAACATGGAAAAATTGCGGGAGAGTATAACGCGATAGATATTATATCGCGCTATAATATTTCTTCCCTTGTGCTGGTTGGTTTTATGCCTATGCATAATACAAAGATGGAAAATATTGCACCGCCGGAGCCTGAAGAAATCGGAGATATTTTTCTGTATGCCCGCAAAAAATTTCTTAGCATCCCCGTCCTTTTGGGATGCGAAAGGCCTTACGGTTTAAATAAATTTAAAATCGAGGAGTTAGCCGTAAAATCGGGATTAAACGGCATCGCATATCCTTCCGAAGGCATTATACCTTTTAGCGTGAAATTAGGATTAAAGCCTAAATTATCCGAGGTTTGCTGTTCTTTAATTTTTTCCGAAATGGCTTTGCAGGCTATAGAGTTGGGAAATTAA
- a CDS encoding CoB--CoM heterodisulfide reductase iron-sulfur subunit A family protein, translating to MKTVLVIGGGVTGLKAASELAGMGYNVSLVEKEDYLGGQVVKHKYYKLAPDLRPAGDVIDPVIKAVESNSNIKVHKHSRVVSVSGSAPEFKAKIKNSKGESEETFGAIVVATGFEHFDPIVKQEYGYGRFKDVVTNSEVEEMLNPNGPTKGELKRPSDGKVPKKIAIFQCVGSRDKQVGNPYCCRVGCVVSTKQAIEIKEKYPDSEVYVYYMDMRMFGRGWEELYGKAMEDYEVIFTRGRGAEVTLKNQQLSLRAEETIMDRPIQHSVDMIILAAGIAAGDGTIEAAKVLGIKQNDYGFLAPKDDFLSPNESSKAGIYIAGADKGPLDIENCIVEGAAVAAKVASNLKN from the coding sequence GTGAAAACTGTTTTGGTAATCGGCGGAGGAGTTACTGGACTTAAAGCTGCATCGGAACTTGCAGGAATGGGTTATAATGTTTCTTTGGTTGAAAAGGAAGATTATTTGGGCGGACAGGTGGTAAAGCATAAGTATTATAAGCTTGCACCGGATTTAAGACCTGCGGGAGATGTAATAGACCCCGTTATTAAAGCCGTGGAAAGCAATTCGAATATTAAAGTGCATAAGCATTCGCGCGTAGTATCAGTTTCAGGCAGCGCTCCTGAATTTAAAGCAAAGATAAAAAATTCTAAGGGCGAAAGCGAGGAGACTTTTGGGGCGATTGTTGTGGCTACAGGATTCGAACACTTTGACCCTATCGTAAAGCAGGAATACGGCTATGGAAGATTTAAGGATGTCGTCACAAATTCCGAGGTCGAAGAGATGCTTAATCCTAACGGCCCGACAAAGGGGGAATTAAAAAGACCGTCAGACGGCAAGGTTCCAAAAAAGATTGCAATCTTTCAGTGTGTCGGTTCCCGCGATAAACAGGTAGGCAACCCTTATTGTTGCAGGGTAGGCTGTGTCGTTTCCACAAAGCAGGCAATAGAAATAAAGGAAAAATATCCCGATTCCGAGGTTTATGTTTATTATATGGATATGAGAATGTTCGGAAGGGGCTGGGAGGAACTTTACGGTAAAGCCATGGAAGATTACGAAGTGATATTCACCAGAGGCAGAGGCGCGGAAGTTACGCTTAAGAATCAGCAGCTTTCATTAAGGGCGGAAGAAACCATCATGGACAGGCCGATACAACATTCGGTCGATATGATTATTCTTGCGGCAGGAATTGCGGCGGGAGACGGAACGATAGAGGCCGCAAAAGTTTTGGGCATTAAGCAAAACGATTACGGGTTTCTTGCTCCGAAGGATGATTTTTTAAGTCCCAACGAATCATCTAAGGCAGGCATATATATTGCGGGTGCCGATAAGGGACCGTTGGACATCGAAAATTGTATAGTCGAAGGCGCGGCAGTTGCGGCAAAAGTGGCAAGCAATTTAAAAAATTAA
- a CDS encoding 4Fe-4S dicluster domain-containing protein, whose translation MSEETKNPITEKIESTKGGHFYKEIMKDFRIKESLHGCLNCGTCVANCPAAAFYDYSPREVCQMMIEGDEETIEEYMKGKIWNCAQCYSCKYRCPKENSAADIVMAMREIAVREGLAAEALAGYTRIAKLVLTRGNQLAPDMLSPDAFPDWGPRMIELSSKKMEMREELFEGFPGMNVVDRAWAAEDYTIYEMQKIWEESGALEKVGTVFPFLVDIVQEDMEDKAEEMEAKIEEKKAKLEASKK comes from the coding sequence ATGAGTGAAGAAACCAAAAATCCTATCACAGAAAAGATTGAAAGCACCAAGGGGGGGCATTTTTATAAGGAAATTATGAAAGATTTCCGTATTAAAGAGTCCCTTCACGGTTGTTTGAATTGCGGAACCTGCGTGGCTAATTGTCCCGCCGCAGCTTTTTATGATTATTCCCCGCGTGAAGTCTGTCAGATGATGATCGAGGGCGACGAAGAGACGATAGAAGAGTATATGAAGGGCAAAATTTGGAATTGCGCCCAGTGCTACAGTTGCAAATACAGGTGTCCGAAAGAAAACTCCGCAGCGGATATCGTTATGGCTATGAGAGAGATTGCCGTTAGAGAAGGTCTTGCGGCGGAAGCGCTTGCAGGTTATACAAGAATTGCAAAATTGGTTCTTACAAGGGGAAACCAGTTAGCTCCCGATATGCTTTCTCCCGATGCATTTCCAGATTGGGGTCCCAGAATGATAGAGTTGTCATCCAAAAAAATGGAGATGAGAGAGGAACTTTTTGAAGGGTTTCCGGGCATGAATGTCGTAGATAGAGCATGGGCAGCCGAAGATTATACTATATACGAAATGCAAAAGATATGGGAAGAAAGCGGAGCGCTCGAGAAGGTTGGAACGGTGTTCCCCTTTTTAGTCGATATCGTTCAAGAGGATATGGAGGACAAGGCGGAAGAAATGGAAGCTAAAATAGAAGAAAAGAAAGCTAAACTTGAGGCATCCAAAAAATAA
- a CDS encoding glycine cleavage system protein H has product MALFNECNIPEDLYYDIENQVWGRKNDDGTFTFGMTDPAQSLAGKILYADVKAVGKIIKKGKSAATIESGKYVGPFPMPFSGEIVDINHELEKDSHIINIDPYGKGWIVKLKPLPESLSDINSLPTGEEAVKSYIKKLEDEDIICKKR; this is encoded by the coding sequence ATGGCACTTTTTAATGAATGCAATATCCCTGAGGATTTATACTATGATATCGAAAACCAGGTATGGGGCAGAAAAAATGATGACGGGACTTTTACATTTGGTATGACCGACCCGGCTCAATCTTTAGCAGGCAAGATTCTTTATGCCGATGTAAAGGCTGTCGGAAAGATTATAAAAAAGGGCAAAAGCGCAGCCACTATAGAAAGCGGAAAATATGTCGGACCTTTTCCGATGCCTTTTTCAGGAGAAATAGTCGATATTAACCATGAATTGGAAAAAGATTCCCATATCATCAACATTGATCCTTATGGAAAGGGATGGATAGTAAAATTAAAGCCGCTTCCCGAATCATTGTCGGATATAAATTCTCTGCCCACGGGAGAAGAGGCGGTTAAATCGTATATAAAAAAATTGGAAGACGAAGATATAATTTGTAAAAAGAGATAA
- a CDS encoding heterodisulfide reductase subunit B → MSYEINDVKTGINHGKGMNYHVHDIRAEMKKLEEEGEIKIAHLIGPYKEEEVMYGIKKRVPLDMHYQHKSCGQCANLPGVPRSNFYYRDKLGIKYYNDMQQTSCTAWNYHASGLGNLVQLASVAARNWHRAYEEGYNFTIHCVTSFGNYLEMRHLLVGNKELRDSVKKVLAKLGRELVIPEEIIHDSEIAYALRDKILASADPKRLEGIKGLRAVEHYGCHFFKQVSDDIIGGKRPIVVGGLASTLGVQMEEYSKWFMCCGFGFRHILVNREFTRSAQNIKLKAIKQEVDPDMILVNCTGCGTTFDKTQWIQKAVGEDYHYPVVFYSQLAALALGAHPFKEAGLNFHVTPVEPLLDKMGIAYN, encoded by the coding sequence ATGTCTTATGAAATAAATGATGTCAAAACGGGAATAAACCATGGGAAAGGTATGAATTACCATGTCCATGATATAAGGGCGGAGATGAAAAAATTGGAAGAAGAGGGCGAGATTAAGATTGCCCATCTAATCGGTCCTTATAAAGAAGAAGAGGTTATGTACGGAATAAAAAAGAGGGTTCCTTTAGATATGCATTATCAGCATAAAAGCTGCGGACAGTGCGCCAATCTTCCGGGGGTTCCAAGGTCGAATTTTTATTACAGGGATAAGCTTGGAATTAAATACTACAACGATATGCAGCAGACTTCCTGCACCGCCTGGAATTATCATGCATCAGGACTCGGTAATCTTGTTCAGTTAGCGTCCGTTGCCGCCAGAAACTGGCACAGGGCTTATGAAGAAGGCTATAATTTCACGATACACTGTGTTACAAGTTTCGGCAACTATCTTGAGATGAGGCATCTTCTTGTCGGCAATAAAGAACTCAGGGATTCCGTAAAGAAGGTTCTTGCAAAACTCGGCAGAGAACTTGTTATCCCTGAAGAAATTATTCATGACAGTGAAATTGCATATGCCCTGAGGGATAAGATACTGGCGAGCGCCGATCCAAAAAGACTTGAAGGGATTAAAGGATTAAGGGCTGTCGAACATTACGGATGCCATTTCTTTAAGCAGGTATCGGACGATATTATCGGCGGAAAAAGGCCGATAGTTGTCGGAGGTCTTGCTTCCACGCTGGGCGTTCAAATGGAAGAGTATTCAAAATGGTTTATGTGCTGCGGCTTCGGCTTCAGGCATATTCTTGTCAATAGGGAATTTACACGGTCTGCGCAAAATATTAAGCTGAAAGCCATTAAACAAGAAGTAGATCCCGATATGATATTAGTTAACTGCACAGGCTGCGGAACGACTTTTGATAAAACGCAATGGATACAGAAGGCCGTCGGAGAAGATTATCATTACCCGGTTGTATTCTATTCCCAGCTTGCGGCGCTTGCTTTAGGCGCTCATCCGTTTAAAGAAGCAGGTTTAAACTTTCATGTAACGCCCGTCGAACCGCTTTTAGATAAGATGGGTATAGCATATAATTAA
- a CDS encoding ArsR family transcriptional regulator, which produces MGKMEKEFCVDDTNLNRKCKELAYIFKLLSNPTRLGILCIVEGEEVSVNDISSALGKSQSNISQHLAVLRNTAMVDYKREDNKLLYYLKNSKIRQLIKDIKEIKDAKDFKDIRISDDIFPETDGSTGP; this is translated from the coding sequence ATGGGAAAAATGGAAAAAGAATTCTGTGTCGACGATACAAATCTGAACAGAAAATGCAAGGAATTGGCTTATATTTTTAAGCTGCTTTCCAATCCAACGAGACTTGGAATTCTCTGCATTGTTGAAGGTGAAGAAGTCAGCGTAAACGATATATCTTCCGCCCTCGGAAAATCCCAATCTAATATTTCCCAACATTTAGCCGTTTTAAGAAATACCGCAATGGTCGATTACAAAAGAGAAGACAATAAGCTTTTGTATTATTTAAAAAATTCTAAAATAAGACAATTAATAAAAGACATAAAAGAGATCAAAGACGCAAAGGATTTTAAGGATATAAGAATATCTGACGATATCTTTCCTGAAACAGATGGCAGCACGGGTCCGTGA
- the gcvH gene encoding glycine cleavage system protein GcvH, translating to MSKLNGCDIPEHLYYSVEKHVWGKIESDGTVTIGMTSVAQSLAGKLLYITPKKVGQKIAQLKSVATVESGKYVGPVPAPFSGEIVAINEDLVKDVSAINTDPYGKGWVCKIKPADAEADKKNLLTGKEAVDAYKKKIEADGIKCE from the coding sequence ATGTCAAAACTTAACGGATGTGATATTCCCGAGCATTTGTATTACAGCGTCGAAAAACATGTATGGGGAAAAATCGAATCTGACGGCACGGTTACAATCGGAATGACAAGCGTAGCCCAAAGCTTAGCAGGCAAACTTCTGTACATTACTCCAAAAAAGGTCGGGCAAAAAATCGCTCAATTAAAGTCTGTTGCGACAGTCGAAAGCGGTAAGTATGTCGGTCCTGTTCCCGCTCCATTCTCGGGCGAAATAGTTGCCATCAACGAGGACTTAGTTAAAGATGTGTCCGCCATTAATACCGATCCTTACGGAAAAGGGTGGGTTTGCAAAATAAAGCCTGCCGACGCCGAAGCGGATAAAAAAAATCTCCTTACCGGAAAAGAAGCCGTGGATGCATATAAGAAAAAGATAGAAGCCGACGGAATTAAATGCGAATAA
- a CDS encoding class I SAM-dependent methyltransferase, translating to MHKFDPANHKRLNSEERYRIMPPELLIDEIEKTAEANLKSGEAVTIADVGCGSGFFSLSIMKRFQDKNILLFALDVSDEMLGIFNNNLRNEVGGKNFSKVKSFKCEESFLPLADNSVNILLLANVFHEIEDKSNYLQEIKRVLKNEGTFFLVDWKKEDLNPVMGPPAGERVSTEEAVDILKKANFKDIKSLPLYSASFTLVSRKGD from the coding sequence ATGCATAAATTTGATCCGGCAAATCATAAAAGATTAAATTCGGAAGAGCGGTACAGGATAATGCCGCCGGAACTACTGATAGATGAAATAGAAAAGACGGCAGAGGCAAATCTAAAAAGCGGCGAGGCTGTGACTATTGCGGATGTCGGCTGCGGAAGCGGCTTTTTTTCATTATCTATAATGAAAAGATTTCAGGATAAAAACATCCTTCTGTTTGCTTTGGATGTGAGCGATGAAATGCTCGGCATATTTAATAATAATCTCAGGAACGAAGTCGGCGGGAAAAATTTTTCCAAGGTCAAATCTTTTAAGTGCGAGGAGTCTTTTCTGCCCCTTGCCGACAATTCTGTAAATATTCTTTTGCTGGCAAATGTTTTTCATGAAATAGAAGACAAATCTAATTATCTTCAAGAGATAAAAAGGGTTTTAAAGAATGAAGGGACTTTCTTCCTCGTAGATTGGAAAAAAGAGGATTTAAACCCGGTTATGGGGCCTCCAGCGGGGGAAAGAGTTTCCACCGAAGAGGCGGTTGACATACTTAAAAAAGCTAATTTTAAGGATATCAAATCACTTCCGCTATATTCTGCATCCTTTACTTTAGTTTCTAGAAAAGGGGATTAA
- a CDS encoding enoyl-CoA hydratase/isomerase family protein: MPIRFECKNSCVALIDIDLGNKNTFNISEMNELIKIFEEHIEKELDLKAILIKSSNADFYATGPAVKEIKNLDKDGARYYITILNRMTKHIQESPVPVICVVKGAVSGIGFDIVSSADFRFALKDTVFADVSSKYGLLSPSSIALRLSFLIGVQRAKEIILSGKDYSGRDLYNFNFLTNIFDADEIDTRVDDFLNKFKELSIDSLRLKKRFFIDLWKNYIKNNQFPVDDIFSELLKSGKDWKKLLAGSENKTL, from the coding sequence ATGCCGATAAGATTCGAATGTAAAAATAGCTGTGTAGCTCTCATAGATATAGATCTGGGAAATAAAAACACCTTTAATATATCGGAGATGAACGAATTAATTAAAATATTCGAAGAACATATAGAAAAAGAGCTTGATTTAAAGGCTATTTTGATAAAAAGCTCCAATGCGGATTTTTATGCAACTGGACCCGCGGTAAAAGAGATCAAAAATCTCGATAAAGACGGAGCGAGATATTATATAACTATTTTAAATAGGATGACAAAACATATTCAGGAATCCCCCGTTCCGGTTATCTGCGTCGTTAAAGGGGCGGTAAGCGGAATAGGTTTTGATATCGTATCGTCCGCCGATTTTAGATTCGCCCTTAAAGATACGGTTTTTGCGGATGTTTCGTCAAAATACGGCTTGTTGTCGCCTTCATCTATTGCGCTTAGATTAAGTTTTTTAATCGGCGTCCAAAGGGCAAAGGAAATTATATTGAGCGGCAAAGATTATTCTGGCAGGGATTTGTATAATTTTAATTTTTTGACGAATATTTTTGACGCGGATGAAATCGATACAAGGGTCGATGATTTTTTAAACAAGTTTAAAGAGTTATCGATCGATTCTTTAAGGCTTAAAAAAAGATTTTTTATAGATTTATGGAAAAATTATATTAAAAATAACCAATTTCCCGTGGACGATATTTTTTCGGAACTGCTTAAAAGCGGAAAGGACTGGAAAAAGCTGCTCGCCGGTTCAGAAAATAAAACCTTATAA